GGCTTCAGCCGTTTCGGTGACGTAAGAAACCGAATCTGAGTACGTCCGGCGCCTTTTACAATGATGTTGCCCGAGAATGGCAATTGGCCCCATCTCCTTGACGTCACAGATCCTCCATCGCTTGCTTTATAAAACTCTTCcgccccacccccatccctaAGAGCGCCCACGCACTCCATCCCCCTTAATCTTGGCCTACGCACGGAGCGGAACTCTCCAGATTCCTTTCTTCGATGACGCACAGAGCAGAAACGATTTTAAATCTAATTCAGCTCGAGTGGTGCAGTGGAGAAAGAGTGCTGAGTTTGTAGTTAGAGTCCCGGGGGTCAGAGTCTGACTCGGCCTGATTCTTTGGGTGGCCTCCGCCACTGGCCTTCCGCCAGATCCTCATGTTTTCGGCGTCTTTGCACAGTGCAGCTGGACGGTCTCGTTTCCATCATGCTTCGGATGATCTCCGGGGTCCTTCCCAGTTCTGATACTCTAATGTTTCTGCCATGATCTGCAGAGCTAGAATTAGGACCGCCCCTTCCTCCCTGTGACACACCAAGCAGAACTGGGGTCTTCTTCCAGGGCAGGTGCCCCTGCTCTACCCGCTACCGCTCAGCGTGGCTCAAGTGCTTGGTGTAGGCAGCCAGGCCTAGGCAGTGAGTCTCCCTCCTGTGGGGCCCAGGCACAGCGACCTGGTAATAACCCGCCCTTTCACACACCCCTCCACCCGCCCCCGCCGGCCGCTCCCGCCCTGGCTGAGAGGCCGTGGGGAGACCCAGGTTAGCTGTGGGAGGAacgaggagaggagaggagaagccGTCTCCTTAGCATCAGTTTCTTTGGGCCTCTGTAAAAGGAGGACAGGTGGTCTCCAAGGTCTCCAGCTCCGACATTCTGTGTTCCATGGTTCTATGGGAGGGAGGAGACAAAGCAGACAGGGGCCCTCAGAGAGAAACCAAGTGGGGCAAGAGCCCAGAAGAACCCCAACATCTGGGGGagtggagaggaaagggaaagcgAGAGGGCGGTCCCGAATTGATGGAGTTGGTTAGCTGAAGGTAGGGCTTttattggagagagagaaaacagggcCTGGCCCAgcgaggaagagaagggaagaggtgaTGATGGAGTGTGTGGTGTTTTGTTTGGAACGAgatagagaggggagagaaaggaacgAAGCCAGTAGTATCAAGGAGGGTCCGAGAAGTGAGGGGAGCAGCCTTAGAAACTGGGGGAGCGAGCTCGAGGGCTGAGTGTGCCCCATCTCACCCGCCCCCTCCCAGGAAGAGTGGACAGCCAAGCCCTGATTCAGGGTGGGAAAAATAGGCAATTCCATCTCTGAGGTGGGGGAGAGAGGCCCCAGAGGGCAGGTGCAGGGAGGGAGCCGGGGGGTTGGGGGCAGGAAGATCAGAAAGAGGGCAAgatgaaaaggggggaggggctgGTGTCCTGAGAGCGGTGAAGATACCGCgaggacagagagaagaggacagCCACCGGCCGGCGGAAAGATTAGGAGAGACAAGAAAGATAAGGATGGGAGAGGCTGAGATAGAGGAAAAGCAGCTGGAGAAAAAGGATGGTGAGAAGGAGATGCAGAGGAACGGAAGGAGGAGGAAAGCTGTTCTAacggagagagaggagaaggctGAGAACGGAGGAGGGATAAATGAGCAGGGAAAGATCGGGACCAGAGACAGGGGAAAAGGGGTTATGAAAGAGACAGCTGGAGGGAATAGCCAGAACCCTCAGCAGGAGGAGCTAGCGGAAAAAAGAAGAGGCAGGGAGGGCCAAAAGCTGGAGGGAGGGAATGCTTGGGTCCCTGTCCAGGCTATTGGCAAGATAGCCCGCCTGTCACCGCCCCCCACTTCCTGGCCAGCCCCGGAAACAGGCAGGcgttgggggggggggacagcAGCAGCATCGGCAGCCCCAGCCCTCCGAGGGAGAGACAgcagtaagggagggagggagagagccgGGGGAACACCCTCCCTCCCACCATTCTCACCACTATGGGTCCGGCCCCCCACTCCCACAGCCCCTCCACCAGCCGGGGCTAGGATACCCCTAAACCCTGAGGGCCCCTTGGCACCGACTCCccatcagagacagagacacagccGCCACCACCGCTGCCGCAGCCTGGCTGGGGAGGGGGCCAGCCCCCTAGGCCCCCTACCCCactgaggtgggggagggatggaACTGGGGAGGGGGATGAGAGATGGGTCGGGGGAGGAGGGAGCTGGGAGGTCATGGAGGTGGAGAATGGGGTCTGGGGAAAGAGTGCAAGGCAGACTTGGGAGAGGAGTGGCTGAGAAAGATGGAGAGGATccagacagaaaagaaaagggatggaGGAGGGCCTGGTGAGTGGAGGGTTGGCCTGATTATGGGATAGTGACGGGGTGGGAAGGAAGTGTGCTTGGTGAGGGGACTGTGGAATTCCCTGCACCCCTCCCCCCAGTTGCTCTTTCGGTCCCTTGTATCCCTTGGAAGGAGTGTAGATTATAAACTACATTCCTGACTCCTCCTCCAAGAGAATATTGGTTGCCAGGATCATACCAGGACACCCCTCTGTTTCCATGCACAGAACCTAAGGTCTCTACGTTCCTATGTGCATGTTAGGCCCTTTCTGACACACGtgtcttgtttccttttctccacCCAGTGTGCATGCTTCAGATAGTGGCTGTGTAGCTAAATGTGCTCCCATATGATCCATGGTTGTGGCAGATGTGCTCATATTAGCTAGATGTTATATCCATCCCCCGTTAGGAAGGATGGCtaaaatgcttttgttttctaAGTTCATACTTGTCCAATCACCTAGTGTAATATGACCTGTCCCTTGTGTCATATCCTTTTGGAGCATATTTAAATAtcttacacaaatatatattcaaattcaaatatattcCTACCTTCTCAGatctttccattacatattagTTGTATGTTTATATTCATATGCTCTGCCCATGACTTTCACTACCCAGGTAGTTATCTTCACatagtttttatatatacatgcatatgtatatatgcacatacacccacacacatTGTGCCCGTGGCATGTTTTGTTGCATTTCACAAGTTGTAGCTGTGATTATTGCCCTATTGAACAATCAGGTGTCTGAGTCCatgattcaatttattttttaacatacaTCTTTATGTTGTATTAACCTCTTTTGCTGCATTTAGTTTCTAAGGAAGTTCTAGCATTGCTTGAGCACGTATATCTTATGTTATATATCTTATGTTATATAGCATTTCTGGTCATATGATAACATCCATTTCACCATTTCTTTCCTGTACTGTTTTGTAAACAATATGTTTATGTAACACAACTGGCAATCTTATATGGTTGGATATCCTTTGGATATTCTTAGATATGTGTTCCTGAAGAAATTGTGCACATAGCCCATGTGGActtcacacacacaaaacccatCTCATGTTCATGGGCCCTTGCATGTATTTGACTTGACCCACATTTCTGCATGACATGTTATCTATACTACTGCTATAATTTATCAGTGTGTACTTATATGGATGTGTATGAGTATGTCACTCTCATCTGTCCACGTTTTTATTAATGTTGAACATTCATTCCACTGCTTTCATCATTTGCATGTTTAATGAGTTAGCATGTTATTTTCACCCCAGACATTTTATTAGTATCTTTGTTTCTGTACTGCATTGAATGTTATCTCCATATGACTTACATTTGTTATATTCATTCCTCCATTATGTTACCACCATTCTGCCTCTTCACATTATTGAATTTCCCCCTGTGCACTTTCCCATTCCCTCTTCAGTAGTTATGAAATCCTCATGATTTCTGTGTCCTTTATGAAAGCATGTTATACTTTTGGCATGTTGTGCATGTACTTAGAATACATCGTATTTCATGTTAGTGTCTATAGTCCTACAGTATTAAATACCTGGTGTTTTTGTTATCAACAGCGTGAGCATGTCTTCATTCTTGAATTCTTCACCtggtacatatatgtatgtgtgtgtgtgtgtgggtgtgtgttcAGAGGATTGTTACACATGGAGGTTGATTTCTGTCATCACCATTTCTTCATTCCCAAGGCCTCCTTATTCTCTGTCTGGTTACCCCTTCCCCCCCATGAGGACCTTTATCCTCTCCATTTGTGCTCACCcgttaagtatctattatgtgtttCCTACTGCAATTCTTGACTCAATTAAGCTAATATATATTGTGTGCTTAATGTCATCATCctcaggaaagagaaagaggcatAGGTGATGTACTATGAGTGTCTTTGTTTGTCCCTGTTCAGTTATGTCTTCTCTGCCAGGCCACTTgaaaatgtgtatgtgtttgtcaCATGTTTCTTCCTTGTGATGTTATCACACTTGGCCAATGGGATTGAGCTCTTTTACCTTTGACACTCAAGTCAGCCACTGCCTTCCCTtaatggggggaggagaaggaagatgaatTGTGTCCACTTCTGAGGGAGACGTCActgtcttctttttcctcatgtcatattgtcttctttttctcctgaGCCACTTCTTCCTCCTGAGGCAGGTAGTGTGATCTTCGACACATACGCACCCCACCTCTTCTTTCACAGTACTATGGATTCTTTACAGTTCTGTGGGATTCTTAACTCATCACCTAAGTAATCCTCATCATGTTTCCTCTAATACCTGGAGAGGTTGTATATTGGGTGGGggacagaggaaaagaggaaCATAGCTCTCTGTTCCTGGTTCAATCTGTGTCTGTCTTTTGTCCTCagatttttctatgtatttttagaGGGGAACTAGGGGAAAAGTTTGGGTGAAATTGGGATTCTCTGGGTGTGTTTAGctctctctgcctctgagagAGACAAGATGGCTGTGTAGTCACGAAGATTTGGATTCACATTCTGCCTCCAATACATACCCTGGATAAACTATGAATTGTATTGAAAGTGCTGATCTAGATTGGTTAAGGGGATTTCCTCACTTGGGAGTACTTACATtaaagaaatcatagatctagtccCTAtccctatatatctatatttgtctttttccatatatatgtccaagtgtatttatatatatgcatgtgtctaTCAGGCTGTTAATAGGTATGACTATCTTGCTTTCAATTCTGATGTGTGTTTtgtgtatgtctttttttttttttttaatacctctatgtgtatacatttatgtgtttttgtttatatatcttggaaCCAGGAAGGATTTCTCAGTTCTTATGTCCCTACTATCTTTCTGAAGTGGATTGACTGGGTGGGAATTTGGGAATGGAAGGCCCTTGTCTCTACCATGACTTTACCCCTCATCCCTCCACCCCCCTTCAATCTGACCCCCTAAGTTCTTACTCTCCCACCTGTACTTTTGTCTTATTGTCTCTCTGCTCCGGTCCCTGTTGGCCACTCCCCCCAACATCTCCCTTCTAGTACTCCAGGCCCACTatctatctcctccctccccactgcTCCTTACAGGTGGCCAGCATGGAGCTGTGGCCAGGGCCATGGACAATGCTGCTGCTCTTTCTGTTGCTACTTTTGCTGCTGGTGCCTGTGCTCTGGGGTTACAGCACCAGTGCCAAGTACTTCTGCAAAATGGCCTTCTACAACGGCTGGATCCTTTTCCTGGCAGTGCTGGCCATCCCTGTGTGTGCTCTTCGAGGACGAAACGTGGAGAacatgaagtgagagagaaaccCAAGGAATGGGGAATGAAAACAGGGTGGGGGAAATGGATTACTAGAGGTACCAGGCACAAGGGATTACAGAGTGGGGAAGATATAGAAGGACCCAGGGGAGAAAGATCATACACATAAggcaaaaaagaaacagaaaaagagaagggaaaattgagatggagaaaaagataGATGCAAGAAGATGAGGGTGGGGTTAAAGGAATACTAGGGAAATAAGTAGAAGAACTATGTGATCCTTTCTGCCAAACACTCAACTGTGGTATCCTGGGTCTATCCCCATAGGATCCTTCGACTAATGCTGCTGCACATCAAGTACCTGTATGGGATCCGGCTGGAGGTTCGAGGGGCCCATCACTTCCCCCCCTCCCAGCCCTATGTTGTTGTCTCCAACCACCAAAGCTCCCTTGACCTACTAGGTAAGACAGTCCTCTCTCATAACCATAGGAAAATTTCTCCCCGAGTACCCTCTTCTCCCTCTAGGTTTTAAAACTCTCATCTCCAAGGAGCCTTCTACCCTAGAGATATTCATTACCCCACACCCCAGATACATTGGTTCCCAATGGGAAATGTTCTTAGAGCCTCTCACCTTAGAAAGTATTGCTCCCCCTTTCCCTACTGTTTTCTCCTTGAGAATTTCCTCCCCATCTATATTAGgaacttctcttccctcttcttccttccaaaCCTTAAGGTCTCTCCTGCCTTCCTCCTTCTACCCCTCTCCACCTGGTGTCTGATCTCCCTTTAAAGAACTTTCCCTGGGAGGTAAATCTCCCTCCAAATTACTTCTCTCCCCTCTAAAATAGTCTTGACACCCTTTGGGTGTCACTTTCCTGTCATTCCATTACTCTTCCTCTCAAGTAAAAGCACTTTCCCTTACTGTCCCACAACCTATTTTCTGCTCTTTACACTGAGAGTGAATATCATACTCACTGGCTCCTATCACTACTATTTCCCTGCCTTAGGAATGATGGAAGTGCTCCCAGGTCGTTGTGTACCCATCGCCAAGCGGGAACTGCTATGGGCTGGGCCAGCAGGGCTAGCGTGCTGGTTGGCTGGAGTCATCTTCATTGACCGGAAACGGACTGGGGATGCAATCAGTGTCATGGCTGAAGCTGCGCAAACTCTGCTCAGCCAGAACGTGAGTTAcccaaaagagggggaaaaaaattcattgggaAAAGGGGATTAAACGGCCACACAGAAGCACCTCTAATATCCCGGAGTTACATCTGCTCTTTGACACTAACTTCTCCATTCTATATTACACTGGCTGTATCTCTGGCTTGTTCTGTCTCTTCTTATCTCTGATCCAGTTTCTTCCCTAGGTCCGAGTTTGGGTTTTTCCTGAGGGTACCAGGAACCACAATGGCTCTATGCTTCCCTTCAAACGTGGCGCCTTCCACCTTGCTGTTCAGGCCCAGGTCAGaattcagtttccccatttgacCACTGACAGACTCCCTTTCTCCTGCAACTTTCCAGCCAACTCCAAACCCCTTTACTCTCTGTGGGCTAATGAACAAGGGGAAGAAACTCATCAGGAGATGATCAGATAAAGGGACTATCAGGGGAGGAGGGCTGAAGAAGAAGGCTGTCCTCTGATTTTACCCTTACCCTTCCTGCAGGTCCCTATTATCCCCATTGTCATGTCCTCCTATAAAGACTTCTACTGCAAGAAAGAACGGCGCTTCACCTCAGGTGAGAAGACCTAAGTGTTGATCATGAAGATTTGGAAGGGAGAGGGTAGAGTGGCCAGTGGGATTGTGGGAGGGAGGGTGAAATATGAGTCTTCGAGAAGCCAGGAAATCATTTAGTCATAGAAACAGAACATCAGAGCTGGATTATTTAGTCAAGTCACTGGAAATCAGACTCAACAAATATAGAATATCTACTATGTATGTAAATCATTATGCCAAATGCTGTGGTGGACATAAAGATgtccttcaaagaatttataatctagtagGAAACCAGGGCTTACATATATGAGAAAATAGCTAATAGATATAAGATAGTCAGAAAGGTGTTGATGTTTACAGAATGCAGAAAGTATGGATCACTTTGGGCTAGAgtggatcaggaaaggtttcagaGATTGAGCTGGGTCTTGAAAGGAAAAGTACTTGAATAAGAGAGTGGAAATCTGGGTTCTAATAATGGCCCTGCACTAACTTACTTGCATGACCTTAACAGTCATCTAGAAGGTcatggtttcttttttccttttttgaagaaATTTTTGAACCATTctgaatgttttctttctcttggggCACGCATCATACCTTTGCTCCTCCCTTCTCCACTTTCTTCTGCTTCTATTTCTCTATGAGATTCTTCACCAACCCCTTTAGATGGCCCTAGTCAGGTAAACACACCTATTTGTAGAGGTGTATCTTTCTGGTGAAGAATCATTTATCTCAGTTTGTAGAGGAGGAAATAGCTCCAGAATAACAGTGACAGTAGCATTTTATGAAGTTTCAGTTGCTTTCTTCAACCTTGTaggtaatgaattattattatcttcattcagCAGATTAGGAAACTGCTGTACAGAGGTAAATTGCCCAAACTTATAGCTGGTAAAACTAGAGTCCCATGTTCTCCTTACTAAACCACAATGCTTCTGAAACACACTTCCATATTTGTAACTGGAGGCACCTTTGTGGTTATTAGATGAATTGATAACTGGTATAATACCGATTCCATCTAGTagaaagaataattggactaaaCTGTCAGGAACTGGTTCTAGTGCCAGTGTTCCCACTAACTTAAGtcactttctttccctcttcatttcttcttgGGATTGGACTTGATTTTCTaaatggtcccttccagctttgataTTCAGGGGTTCTTTGAATGAGTTAGATATTAGAGgtagagaggagaaaataggagGGGCCTAGGGGCAGAAAGGAGAAATTTAATGTCTGCAGGCAAAAATGTGTAAGCTTGCTAGTGAGGCTTGTGCAAAGgctttttatttagaatataaaGGGGGATGAAAATTGAAGACCGACCTGGAATGATAGCTTGTGTTTCCCCATCCCCAGGAACATGTCAGGTACGGGTGCTTCCCCCTGTAGCCACAGAAGGGCTGACCCCAGACAACGTGCCGGACCTCGCTGACAGAATCCGTCACACCATGCTCACAGTTTTTCGGGAGATCTCTACTGATGGCCGGGGAGGGGGTGACTATCTAAAGAAACCTGGTGGGGCTGGTGAGGCTGGCCCCTGAGCCTTTCTCCTACCGCTCCTCCACATTCCTTCCCCAAGCCTAATGGTCCTTGGACTGGGCCTGACTCCCTCTTCACTTCCCCCATCCCATTTCTCCTTTATGGTACAGCCAAGCCTCTCCTCCCATAATTCTCTACTCCGAATCTTCAGCTTCCGAAGTGGACATGGACAAAGCGCTTTTCTTCcaccccttttcctctttcttcccaatCCCTTTATGGATTTTCCCGACTACACACTCCCTCtcatcttgtttgtggaacattC
The Sminthopsis crassicaudata isolate SCR6 chromosome 4, ASM4859323v1, whole genome shotgun sequence genome window above contains:
- the AGPAT1 gene encoding 1-acyl-sn-glycerol-3-phosphate acyltransferase alpha isoform X1 — translated: MSYCLLFLLSHFFLLRQVASMELWPGPWTMLLLFLLLLLLLVPVLWGYSTSAKYFCKMAFYNGWILFLAVLAIPVCALRGRNVENMKILRLMLLHIKYLYGIRLEVRGAHHFPPSQPYVVVSNHQSSLDLLGMMEVLPGRCVPIAKRELLWAGPAGLACWLAGVIFIDRKRTGDAISVMAEAAQTLLSQNVRVWVFPEGTRNHNGSMLPFKRGAFHLAVQAQVPIIPIVMSSYKDFYCKKERRFTSGTCQVRVLPPVATEGLTPDNVPDLADRIRHTMLTVFREISTDGRGGGDYLKKPGGAGEAGP
- the AGPAT1 gene encoding 1-acyl-sn-glycerol-3-phosphate acyltransferase alpha isoform X2, whose protein sequence is MELWPGPWTMLLLFLLLLLLLVPVLWGYSTSAKYFCKMAFYNGWILFLAVLAIPVCALRGRNVENMKILRLMLLHIKYLYGIRLEVRGAHHFPPSQPYVVVSNHQSSLDLLGMMEVLPGRCVPIAKRELLWAGPAGLACWLAGVIFIDRKRTGDAISVMAEAAQTLLSQNVRVWVFPEGTRNHNGSMLPFKRGAFHLAVQAQVPIIPIVMSSYKDFYCKKERRFTSGTCQVRVLPPVATEGLTPDNVPDLADRIRHTMLTVFREISTDGRGGGDYLKKPGGAGEAGP